A region from the Vicia villosa cultivar HV-30 ecotype Madison, WI linkage group LG3, Vvil1.0, whole genome shotgun sequence genome encodes:
- the LOC131593575 gene encoding transcription elongation factor SPT6 homolog isoform X2 has product MARVRKKSTPEEDEQEKIQRKGKRKLASTAEDDDDEEMDEFEVDGFLVGSDEDEEASSEEDNSKQSQKKKKRKRSSKNIVLDDDDLELIRENKKKMNDGKLKRLKKTGRVTEPMEQSSDDEGSLNDLFEESEDAEDDMSDFIVDDEPAMYGKGDSLRPKKFKGTKHSSSISKEANRRSGKSGDDPKNMDVAGEGNSVADSDLPERIQMIEDIVGSIPVDRMSIEEESSWILRQLASNINPLFSEAKSCGLGDSVNREDIVRFLELYHIKKYDIPFIAMYRKEQCPSLLRDSKQDDSESTLLNDGEGKPKLNWHKILWIIKELDIKWLHLQKRKSMLQRYYNKHFEDECQMSFLAEESIFHKQIFDSITNMLEKAETEKEIDDVDMKFNLYFPPADEFLSSGYKRPLMKTYYSDCRKAGLSSLARKIGNPEKFSSVVTLNKVGIASEEDPEESPEEMAVIYTCETFQTSEAVLKGARHMASLMLSCEIPFRKQVRSIFMDKALVSTSPTLKGNIVIDSFHEFAGFKWLKDKPLLKFEDSQWLLIQKGEEEELLKVEIKLPDDAVKELMAIFNDAYLKDSEGTSTQLWNEQRKSILQDTISSILLPSMEKEARALLNAKAKICSLMKYAMQFWNRVSVAPYLNNDNAAVQERGVVACCWGNGKPGTTFVMLDSKGELVDIMHAGSLTLRSQNVNDQQRKKSDQKCVLKFLTIHRPKVIVLGAANATCIRLKEDINEIISMMSEDNFQDVSQDMNGLPAVVLGDEGLPHLYEESEISMSQFPRQYGIVKRAVALGRYLLNPLAMVATLCGVNKEVLSWKLNPLETFLSSDEKMEMIEWIMIDITNQVGIDINMGIRHDWLLAPLLFVSGLGPTKAGVLHRELLGGTDVRNRKDLAKFGLNTKRVFCNAVGFLQVSCDEPNFVDTTGNILDRTRIHPESYSLAEELAKAVVTKDYADANDTQLNAIECIQNDPKLLESFDLNEYADRMETEKGEYKRVTLFDIKMELVHGFKDPRSPYQEPTQEDEFYMVTGESGVALIEGERVQATVRRVLARQAFCVLESGISGVLFKEDFSDDIGDIPLTEKLREGVVLKCKIKLIDKSRCQVNLTCMKSVGDQSFRDKDPYYCQGNIDLLSQQESTDKKDANKNFLSRKISHPHFQNITADQAKEFLADKAVGEYIFHPSSRGLCYLTLSLKYFDALYVHKDILEGGKSDDMNSLVELGRTLKIGEEIYESIDKVIELYVNPMVVHLNDLINFRKFKKGSKAEVDELLKHEKEEYPNRIPYGIGISYEYPGVFILFYIRSTNPHHEFIAVHPKGFRFRKQIFDNVEQLMGYFQNHINDTRAKDQSKDYNDSGGGRGRGRGRGGGGGTCYKCGESGHMARECTQEGGGGGGRGGGGGTCYKCGESGHMARECTQEGSGGGGRGGGGGGTCYKCGESGHMARECTQEGGGGGGRGGGGTCYKCGESGHMARECTQEGGGGGGRGGGGGGACYKCGESGHMARECTQEGGGGGGRGGGSCYKCGESGHMARECTQEGGGGGGRGGGSCYKCGESGHMARECTQESGGGGGWSSGGGRRGGRGRGRGRGSSYSSFSHDDNVDVNDGGGFGTSGGGSGWGGTGGGSGWGGTGGKSWGGNNTNEESNPVTGGWGVTAADNGGSGNDNGKSWGGNSSNKESITTEGGWGVTTGSGNEIGGTSWGGNSTNKESNATKGGWGGGATGSGNENGGKIWVGNSTNNESNTTGGGWGVTAGSGNENGGKSWGGNSTNKESNTTEGGWGVTTGSGNETGGKSWGGNSTNNESNTTGGGWGVAAGSGNENGGKSWGGNSTNNESNTTGGGWGVAAGSGNENGGKSWGGNSTNNESNTTGGGWGGVTTGSGNETGGKSWGGNSTNKESNATEGGWGVTTGSGNQNSGWSSGHGKNAAPSGGESGWGGTNGGSGWGGTGGSGGKSWGGSSTYEDNNTEEGGGSGYGGGGGRGRGRGGGVCFKCGESGHMARDCTQEGDGGGGRGGGGRGGGRGGGACYKCGESGHMARDCTQEGGGGGGWGGGGRGGGRGSGACFKCGESGHMSRDCTQEGGGGGWGGGGRGGGRGGGSCFKCGESGHMSRDCTQEGGGGGGWGGGGRGGGRGGGACFKCGESGHMSRDCTQEGGGGGGWGGGGRGGGRGGGACYKCGESGHFARECPSSTS; this is encoded by the exons ATGGCGAGAGTCAGAAAAAAATCCACTCccgaagaagatgaacaag AGAAAATCCAAAGGAAAGGGAAGAGGAAATTAGCTTCTACTGCCGAAGACGATGACG ATGAAGAGATGGATGAGTTTGAGGTGGATGGGTTTTTAGTTGGTAGTGATGAAGACGAGGAAGCTAGCAGTGAAGAAGATAATTCTAAGCAatcacaaaagaagaaaaagagaaa GAGATCATCGAAAAACATTGTTCTTGACGACGATGATCTTGAATTGATACGTGAGAACAAGAAAAAAATG AATGATGGAAAGCTCAAGAGGCTTAAAAAGACTGGCAGAGTTACCGAGCCGATGGAACAATCTTCTGATGATGAAG GATCTCTTAATGATCTTTTCGAAGAGTCTGAAGATGCTGAAGATGATATGTCAGATTTTATAGTGGACGACGAGCCTGCTATGTATGGGAAGGGAGATTCTCTCAG ACCAAAAAAGTTTAAAGGCACGAAACATTCATCTTCAATTTCAAAAGAAGCCAATCGCAGATCTGGTAAGTCAGGCGATGATCCTAAAAATATGGACGTAGCTGGAGAGGGTAACTCTGTTGCTGATTCAGACTTACCTGAGAGGATACAG ATGATTGAGGACATTGTAGGATCTATTCCAGTTGACAGAATGAGTATCGAAGAAGAAAGTTCTTGGATACTACGCCAACTTGCATCCAACATAAATCCATTGTTCAGTGAGGCCAAATCCTGTGGACTAGGTGATTCAGTAAATAGGGAGGATATTGTTAGGTTCTTGGAATTGTATCATATAAAGAAATATGAT ATTCCGTTTATTGCCATGTACCGTAAAGAACAATGCCCCAGTCTTCTGAGAGATAGTAAACAGGATGACTCAGAAAGCACATTATTGAATGACGGTGAGGGAAAACCTAAATTGAACTGGCACAAG ATACTCTGGATAATCAAGGAATTGGACATAAAATGGCTACATCTTCAGAAACGAAAGAGCATGCTCCAAAGATACTATAACAAACATTTTGAGGATGAATGCCAAATGTCTTTCCTTGCCGAGGAATCCATTTTCCACAAGCAGATTTTTGACTCGATCACCAATATGCTCGAGAAGGCTGAAACAGAGAAAGAGATTGATGATGTTGATATGAAGTTTAATTTGTATTTTCCACCAGCTGACGAGTTCTTAAGTAGTGGTTATAAAAGGCCTCTGATGAAGACATACTATTCCGATTGCAGAAAGGCAGGATTGTCTTCACTTGCTAGGAAAATTGGAAATCCTGAGAAATTTAGTTCTGTAGTTACTCTTAACAAAGTG GGAATTGCGAGTGAAGAAGATCCAGAGGAATCTCCAGAGGAGATGGCTGTCATATATACATGTGAAACTTTTCAAACTTCAGAAGCCGTGCTTAAAGGCGCCAGGCACATG gcttccttgatgttaagctgCGAGATACCTTTCAGGAAACAAGTCCGCAGCATATTTATGGATAAGGCTTTAGTATCAACTAGCCCTACATTGAAAGGAAATATAGTTATAGATTCCTTTCATGAATTTGCTGGATTTAAGTGGCTGAAGGACAAACCTCTCTTGAAGTTTGAGGATTCTCAATGGCTTCTCATTCAGAAGGGTGAAGAAGAGGAACTTCTTAAAGTTGAAATAAAGTTGCCTGATGATGCTGTAAAGGAGTTGATGGCGATCTTCAACGATGCTTATCTCAAAGACAGTGAAGGAACATCTACTCAACTTTGGAATGAGCAGCGTAAATCAATCCTGCAGGATACTATTTCAAGCATTCTTTTGCCTTCTATGGAGAAGGAAGCACGGGCATTGTTAAATGCTAAGGCCAAAATCTGCTCATTAATGAAGTATGCGATGCAGTTTTGGAACAGAGTCTCTGTGGCACCCTATCTAAACAATGACAATGCTGCTGTACAAGAGCGGGGAGTAGTAGCTTGTTGCTGGGGAAATGGTAAGCCAGGTACCACATTTGTCATGTTGGATTCTAAAGGTGAGTTGGTTGATATAATGCATGCCGGGTCACTGACACTGCGATCTCAGAATGTCAATGACCAGCAGCGCAAAAAAAGTGACCAGAAGTGTGTCCTTAAGTTCCTAACAATTCATCGACCTAAGGTTATTGTACTAGGAGCTGCCAATGCGACCTGTATAAGGTTGAAGGAGGACATCAATGAG ATTATTTCCATGATGTCTGAGGACAATTTTCAAGACGTCAGTCAAGATATGAATGGACTACCAGCAGTTGTATTGGGGGACGAAGGCTTGCCGCATCTGTATGAAGAGTCAGAGATATCAATGAGCCAGTTCCCCAGACAATATG gcaTTGTAAAGAGAGCTGTGGCCCTTGGACGTTACCTTCTAAATCCACTGGCAATGGTTGCAACACTCTGTGGAGTCAATAAAGAGGTATTGTCTTGGAAATTAAACCCTCTGGAGACATTCCTTTCAAGTGATGAAAAAATGGAGATGATTGAATGGATCATGATAGATATTACTAACCAAGTAGGTATAGACATAAATATGGGAATTAGACATGACTGGCTGTTGGCACCTTTGCTGTTTGTTTCTGGTCTTGGACCCACGAAAGCTGGTGTTTTGCATAGAGAACTACTTGGAGGTACAGATGTGAGAAATCGGAAGGACTTGGCCAAATTTGGACTGAACACTAAAAGGGTTTTCTGCAATGCTGTTGGTTTCTTACAGGTTTCTTGTGATGAACCAAATTTTGTTGATACTACTGGCAATATCCTTGACCGCACAAGAATTCATCCAGAATCATATAGTCTTGCTGAGGAATTAGCTAAAGCTGTTGTTACTAAAGATTATGCTGATGCCAATGATACCCAACTGAATGCAATTGAATGTATTCAAAATGATCCAAAACTGCTAGAGAGTTTTGATCTTAATGAATATGCTGACAGAATGGAAACTGAAAAAGGTGAATACAAAAGAGTTActctttttgacataaaaatggaACTAGTCCATGGATTTAAAGATCCCAGAAGCCCTTATCAGGAACCGACTCAAGAGGATGAGTTCTACATGGTAACTGGAGAATCAGGGGTTGCACTGATTGAAGGAGAAAGAGTTCAGGCAACAGTTCGTCGTGTACTGGCTCGTCAGGCATTCTGTGTGCTTGAATCTGGAATATCTGGAGTACTGTTTAAGGAGGACTTTTCAGATGATATTGGGGATATACCATTGACGGAAAAATTGCGTGAAGGCGTTGTGCTGAAATGCAAGATCAAACTAATTGATAAGAGTAGATGCCAGGTTAATCTGACATGTATGAAGAGTGTTGGTGATCAAAGTTTCCGCGACAAGGATCCCTATTATTGTCAAGGAAACATCGACTTGCTAAGTCAACAAGAGTCAACAGACAAAAAGGATGCAAATAAAAATTTCTTGTCGAGAAAAATTTCTCATCCCCATTTTCAGAATATAACTGCAGATCAGGCAAAGGAG TTCCTTGCAGATAAGGCCGTTGGGGAATATATTTTCCACCCAAGTTCAAGGGGTCTATGTTATTTGACCCTATCTCTTAAATATTTTGATGCACTTTATGTACACAAAGACATTTTGGAAGGTGGGAAGAGTGATGATATGAATAGCTTGGTTGAACTTGGAAGGACATTAAAAATAGGAGAGGAAATATACGAGAGCATAGATAAG GTTATTGAGCTCTATGTCAACCCAATGGTAGTTCATCTGAATGATTTGATTAATTTCCGAAAATTTAAGAAAGGCTCCAAAGCTGAAGTTGACGAACTGTTGAAACACGAGAAGGAGGAATATCCAAACAGGATACCATATGGCATTGGCATTTCATATGAGTATCCTGgcgtttttatattgttttacatTAGAAGTACAAATCCACATCATGAGTTTATTGCTGTTCATCCAAAAGGATTCAGATTCAGGAAGCAAATATTCGATAATGTTGAGCAGCTGATGGGATATTTTCAGAATCATATCAATGATACACGAGCGAAAGACCAATCAAAAG ATTACAATGACAGTGGGGGTGGCCGTGGCCGCGGTCGTGGTCGTGGCGGGGGTGGTGGAACATGCTACAAATGTGGTGAGTCGGGTCACATGGCTAGGGAGTGCACTCAGGAGGGTGGCGGAGGTGGAGGGAGGGGCGGTGGTGGTGGAACATGCTACAAATGTGGCGAGTCAGGTCACATGGCTAGGGAATGCACTCAAGAGGGTAGTGGAGGTGGAGGGAGGGGAGGCGGTGGTGGTGGAACATGCTACAAATGTGGCGAGTCGGGTCACATGGCTAGGGAATGCACTCAAGAGGGTGGCGGAGGTGGTGGGAGGGGTGGTGGTGGAACATGCTACAAATGTGGTGAGTCGGGTCATATGGCTAGGGAATGCACTCAGGAGGGTGGTGGAGGTGGTGGGAGaggcggtggtggtggtggagcATGTTACAAATGTGGTGAGTCAGGTCACATGGCTAGGGAATGCACTCAAGAGGGCGGTGGAGGTGGAGGGAGGGGAGGTGGTTCCTGCTACAAATGTGGTGAGTCAGGTCACATGGCCAGGGAATGCACTCAAGAGGGCGGTGGAGGGGGAGGGAGGGGAGGTGGTTCATGCTATAAATGTGGTGAGTCAGGTCACATGGCTAGGGAATGCACTCAAGAGAGTGGTGGAGGTGGAGGGTGGAGCAGCGGTGGTGGACGTAGAGGTGGAAGAGGCCGTGGCCGTGGCCGTGGTTCTAGCTATAGCTCTTTCTCTCATGATGATAACGTTGATGTCAATGATGGTGGTGGGTTTGGTACTTCAGGTGGTGGGAGTGGATGGGGAGGAACTGGTGGTGGGAGTGGATGGGGAGGGACTGGCGGTAAAAGTTGGGGTGGAAATAATACAAATGAAGAAAGCAATCCCGTAACTGGTGGTTGGGGGGTCACAGCTGCCGATAATGGTGGATCTGGAAATGATAATGGTAAAAGTTGGGGCGGAAATAGTTCTAACAAAGAAAGCATTACAACAGAAGGTGGTTGGGGAGTCACAACTGGATCAGGAAATGAAATAGGTGGCACAAGTTGGGGTGGAAATAGTACTAACAAAGAGAGCAATGCAACAAAAGGTGGTTGGGGGGGAGGCGCAACTGGATCTGGAAATGAAAACGGTGGTAAAATTTGGGTTGGAAATAGTACTAATAATGAAAGCAATACAACAGGAGGCGGTTGGGGAGTCACAGCTGGATCTGGAAATGAAAATGGTGGTAAAAGTTGGGGTGGAAATAGTACTAACAAAGAGAGCAATACAACAGAAGGTGGTTGGGGAGTCACAACTGGATCTGGAAATGAAACTGGTGGTAAAAGTTGGGGTGGTAATAGTACTAACAATGAAAGCAATACAACAGGAGGTGGTTGGGGAGTCGCAGCTGGATCTGGAAATGAAAATGGTGGTAAAAGTTGGGGTGGTAATAGTACTAACAATGAAAGCAATACAACAGGAGGTGGTTGGGGAGTCGCAGCTGGATCTGGAAATGAAAATGGTGGTAAAAGTTGGGGTGGTAATAGTACTAACAATGAAAGCAATACAACAGGAGGTGGTTGGGGGGGAGTCACAACTGGATCTGGAAATGAAACTGGTGGTAAAAGTTGGGGTGGAAATAGTACTAACAAAGAAAGCAATGCAACTGAAGGTGGTTGGGGAGTCACAACTGGATCTGGAAATCAAAATTCTGGATGGAGTTCTGGTCATGGGAAGAATGCAGCTCCCTCTGGTGGTGAGAGTGGATGGGGAGGGACTAATGGTGGAAGTGGATGGGGAGGTACTGGAGGGAGTGGGGGTAAAAGTTGGGGTGGAAGTAGTACATATGAAGACAATAATACAGAAGAAGGTGGAGGCAGTGGCTATGGAGGCGGTGGTGGACGAGGAAGGGGTAGAGGTGGTGGggtgtgcttcaagtgtggtgaGTCGGGTCACATGGCTAGGGACTGCACTCAAGAGGGTGATGGAGGTGGAGGGAGGGGTGGAGGCGGACGAGGAGGTGGCAGAGGTGGTGGGGCATGCTACAAGTGTGGTGAATCAGGTCACATGGCTAGGGACTGCACCCAAGAGGGTGGTGGAGGTGGAGGATGGGGAGGCGGTGGACGAGGAGGCGGAAGAGGTAGTGGggcatgcttcaagtgtggtgaGTCGGGTCACATGTCTAGGGACTGCACCCAGGAGGGTGGTGGAGGTGGATGGGGAGGCGGGGGAAGAGGAGGCGGAAGAGGTGGTGGgtcatgcttcaagtgtggtgaATCGGGTCACATGTCTAGGGACTGCACCCAGGAGGGTGGTGGAGGTGGAGGATGGGGAGGCGGTGGAAGAGGAGGCGGAAGAGGTGGTGGAGCGTGTTTCAAGTGTGGTGAGTCAGGTCACATGTCTAGGGATTGCACCCAAGAGGGTGGTGGAGGTGGAGGATGGGGAGGCGGTGGAAGAGGAGGCGGAAGAGGTGGTGGAGCGTGTTATAAATGTGGGGAGTCTGGGCATTTTGCGCGAGAATGCCCATCCAGCACTAGTTGA